From a single Planctellipticum variicoloris genomic region:
- a CDS encoding Fur family transcriptional regulator: MGGNPQNEIDQVPQIRALLGGVGLRTTAARLAVVRRLQRATSPVSHAEVAEELVPLGFDKATVFRNLTDLVDAGLVTRTELGDHVWRFELRDQAHPDRGHHPHFVCVDCGSVTCLQEVDVPKTMQKSWSRIGDVTEVLLKGHCHACSQKA, translated from the coding sequence ATGGGCGGCAATCCACAGAACGAAATCGATCAGGTCCCCCAGATCCGAGCCCTGCTGGGCGGGGTCGGCCTGCGGACGACGGCGGCCCGGCTGGCGGTGGTCCGCCGCCTGCAGCGCGCCACGTCGCCCGTCAGCCATGCCGAAGTCGCGGAAGAACTGGTGCCGCTGGGGTTCGACAAAGCCACCGTCTTCCGGAATCTGACGGATCTGGTCGACGCCGGTCTGGTCACCCGCACCGAACTGGGAGACCACGTCTGGCGTTTCGAGCTGCGGGATCAGGCGCATCCCGATCGGGGCCATCACCCGCACTTCGTCTGCGTCGACTGCGGCAGCGTGACCTGCCTGCAAGAAGTCGACGTTCCCAAGACGATGCAAAAGAGCTGGTCGCGGATCGGCGACGTGACGGAAGTGCTTCTGAAAGGCCACTGCCACGCCTGCTCTCAGAAGGCGTAG
- a CDS encoding L-lactate dehydrogenase, with product MKVGIVGSGLVGSTAAYALVMQGVGREVVLVDRNACRADAEADDLFHAVPFSHPLTVRSGDYDALADSRVVIISAGVNQQPGETRLQLLERNAAVFSEVVPAILRYAPEAVLVVATNPVDVMTHLTAHFAGKLGVPAHRVIGSGTTLDTARFRTLLGTHLGVDSHHIHGYVIGEHGDSEVLTWSLTAVAGLRLDEFCRVRGMTLSAEQRANVDQRVRRAAYHIIQGKGATYYGIGSALARIVDVVLHNQRAVLTVCSPTAEVAGVQDVTLSLPRIVGGQGLIASMPLTLDDAEQAALQRSAGILREAITSLKL from the coding sequence ATGAAAGTCGGAATCGTCGGCAGCGGACTGGTCGGTTCGACCGCAGCATATGCACTCGTCATGCAGGGCGTCGGCCGCGAAGTCGTCCTGGTCGATCGGAATGCCTGTCGGGCAGACGCGGAAGCCGACGATCTGTTTCATGCCGTTCCGTTTTCGCATCCGCTCACGGTCCGGAGCGGCGACTATGACGCGCTGGCCGACAGCCGGGTCGTCATCATTTCCGCGGGAGTGAACCAGCAGCCCGGCGAAACCCGGCTGCAACTGCTGGAGCGGAACGCGGCCGTCTTTTCCGAAGTCGTGCCCGCCATTCTGAGGTACGCCCCCGAGGCGGTTCTGGTCGTCGCGACCAATCCCGTCGACGTGATGACGCACCTGACGGCCCATTTCGCCGGCAAGCTGGGCGTGCCGGCGCATCGCGTCATCGGTTCCGGGACGACGCTCGACACCGCCCGGTTCCGTACGCTGCTGGGAACGCATCTGGGAGTCGACTCGCATCACATCCACGGATACGTCATCGGCGAGCACGGCGATTCTGAAGTGCTGACGTGGTCGCTCACCGCAGTCGCCGGACTGCGACTCGACGAGTTCTGCCGGGTCCGTGGCATGACGCTCTCGGCCGAACAGCGGGCCAATGTCGATCAACGCGTCCGCCGGGCCGCCTACCACATCATTCAAGGGAAAGGCGCCACCTACTACGGCATCGGCAGCGCCCTGGCGCGCATCGTCGATGTGGTGCTGCACAATCAGCGGGCGGTCCTGACCGTCTGCTCGCCGACGGCGGAAGTCGCGGGCGTCCAGGACGTCACGCTCTCGTTGCCGCGGATCGTCGGCGGCCAGGGACTGATCGCCTCCATGCCGCTGACGCTGGACGACGCCGAGCAGGCCGCCCTGCAACGCAGCGCGGGCATCCTCCGCGAGGCCATCACGTCCCTGAAGCTGTGA
- a CDS encoding DUF1559 domain-containing protein, which yields MLTLRRPNRPSPSRQPRGFTLIELLVVIAIIAILIALLLPAVQQAREAARRTQCRNNLKQMGLALHNHESTYGSMPAWQKIIATVDYPTPPNPYGSGTTQRTTMGTLFHLLPFMDQAAIYNMFDLKRSYVDPRNMPPAYGTLSIDATKSIPGFVCPSTPGGLLSDYGPYFTSVGLPLGPMIMPRTDYVPLRGLHSSFAVCAGMPSTTTHNAMLGLPDKDPDTDPAGKKSTIKFAEVTDGLSTTLCFVELAGKQNLYFRGKALPNQTWGPPQGNVALNVFYGDVNVARHLRGYSGADIANPTQAGCSAINVINENNLYSFHVGGAHALRGDGSVVFLSENMSAAVLAAIVSRDGGEALGID from the coding sequence ATGCTGACACTCCGTCGACCGAATCGTCCCTCGCCGTCGCGTCAACCGCGCGGCTTCACGCTGATTGAGCTCCTGGTGGTGATCGCCATCATCGCCATTCTCATCGCGCTGCTCCTCCCCGCCGTCCAGCAGGCGCGCGAAGCCGCCCGCCGGACGCAGTGCCGCAACAACCTGAAGCAGATGGGCCTGGCCCTCCACAATCACGAGTCGACATACGGCTCGATGCCGGCCTGGCAGAAGATCATTGCGACGGTCGATTATCCGACGCCGCCAAATCCGTATGGATCTGGCACGACGCAGCGAACCACGATGGGGACGCTGTTTCACCTGCTGCCGTTCATGGATCAGGCCGCGATCTACAACATGTTTGATCTGAAGCGATCGTATGTCGATCCCCGCAATATGCCGCCGGCCTACGGAACTCTCAGCATTGACGCCACGAAATCCATTCCGGGGTTTGTCTGCCCTTCCACCCCCGGCGGACTCCTGAGCGACTATGGTCCCTATTTCACTTCCGTTGGATTGCCGCTTGGCCCGATGATCATGCCCCGGACTGACTACGTTCCGCTCCGCGGACTCCACAGCAGCTTCGCCGTTTGCGCCGGCATGCCGAGCACGACGACGCACAACGCCATGCTGGGACTTCCCGATAAAGATCCGGATACCGATCCGGCTGGCAAGAAGTCGACGATCAAGTTCGCAGAGGTGACGGACGGACTCTCCACGACGCTCTGCTTCGTCGAACTGGCCGGCAAGCAGAATCTCTACTTCCGCGGCAAGGCGCTGCCGAACCAGACCTGGGGGCCGCCTCAGGGGAACGTTGCGTTGAATGTATTCTACGGAGACGTCAACGTCGCCCGTCACCTCCGGGGTTACAGCGGCGCCGACATCGCTAACCCGACGCAGGCCGGGTGCTCGGCAATCAATGTGATTAACGAGAATAACTTGTATTCGTTCCACGTTGGCGGCGCTCATGCGCTGCGGGGCGACGGATCCGTGGTGTTCCTCTCGGAAAACATGTCCGCCGCAGTCCTGGCAGCCATCGTTTCCCGCGATGGCGGTGAAGCTCTGGGGATCGACTGA
- a CDS encoding sodium-translocating pyrophosphatase, whose amino-acid sequence MTLVLGLRRAACAVLSFCFLLIGNSISQAGEADLVLPQVRTATIDALGVSLSGQVLLFGGLLVCAGGAAFGLWQARRLMQLPTHGSMREVSELIYTTCKTYLLTQARLLAILEVLIGAVIFIYYYAFVGLPLPTVAMILFWSVVGILGSFGVAWFGMRINTYANSRAAFAALRGKPLPVLQIPLQAGMSIGLLLISVELALMLIILLFVPPDKAGPCFLGFAVGESLGASVLRICGGIFTKIADIGADLMKIVFKIKEDDARNPGVIADCVGDNAGDSVGPTADGFETYGVTGVALITFIALAMTANPALQATLLIWLFVMRAMMIVTSLGSYLANERWATRQFGAVDKMDFEHPLHRLVVLTSAVSVVVTYVMSYVLLGSLEGASAGLWWKLSTIISCGTVAGALIPVLTMVFTSLSSKHVEEIVSSSEQGGASLTILSGLVAGNFGAFWTGMSIAGLMGAAWAIGTLIPPELMSGYQSVFAFGLVAFGFLGMGPVTIAVDSYGPVTDNAQSVFELSMIESSPGISSEVQRDYGFEPRFEHAKDFLEENDGAGNTFKATAKPVLIGTAVVGATTMIFSLVLMLTGGHPDAMQRLAITDPMVLLGFLCGGAVVYWFTGASTQAVTTGAYRAVEYIKKHIRLDVDGPAKASVEDSQKVVQICTEYAQTGMFNIFCAICLLTLGFAFLDSYLFIAYLMSIAVFGLFQAVFMANAGGAWDNAKKLVEVRYKMKGTPLHDAVVVGDTVGDPFKDTSSVSLNPIIKFTTLFGILAVELAVKINQPTLTPVLGAAFLAGAFYFVWRSFYKMRIVAAAE is encoded by the coding sequence ATGACGTTGGTGCTGGGCTTGCGACGGGCCGCCTGTGCCGTATTGAGTTTCTGCTTCCTGTTGATCGGCAACTCAATTTCTCAAGCGGGCGAAGCCGATCTGGTCCTCCCGCAAGTCCGCACCGCAACCATCGACGCCCTGGGCGTCAGTCTCTCAGGCCAGGTGCTGTTATTTGGCGGGCTGCTGGTCTGCGCGGGAGGAGCCGCGTTCGGCCTGTGGCAGGCCCGCCGCCTCATGCAGCTCCCGACGCACGGCTCCATGCGCGAAGTTTCGGAGCTGATCTACACCACCTGCAAAACGTACCTGCTGACGCAGGCCCGGCTGCTGGCGATCCTCGAAGTCCTCATCGGCGCGGTGATCTTCATCTATTACTACGCCTTCGTGGGCCTGCCGCTCCCGACCGTGGCGATGATCCTCTTCTGGTCGGTCGTCGGCATCCTGGGCTCCTTCGGCGTCGCCTGGTTCGGCATGCGGATCAACACCTACGCCAACTCGCGCGCCGCCTTCGCCGCACTGCGCGGCAAACCCCTCCCCGTGCTGCAGATCCCCCTCCAGGCCGGTATGAGCATCGGCCTGCTCCTGATCAGCGTCGAACTGGCCCTCATGCTGATCATCCTCCTGTTCGTCCCCCCCGATAAAGCCGGCCCCTGCTTCCTCGGCTTCGCGGTCGGCGAATCGCTGGGCGCCAGCGTCCTCCGGATCTGCGGCGGCATCTTCACCAAAATTGCCGACATCGGCGCCGACCTCATGAAAATTGTCTTCAAAATCAAAGAAGACGACGCCCGCAACCCCGGCGTCATCGCCGACTGCGTCGGCGACAACGCCGGCGACAGCGTCGGCCCCACCGCCGACGGCTTCGAAACCTACGGCGTCACGGGCGTCGCGCTGATTACCTTCATCGCCCTGGCCATGACCGCCAACCCCGCCCTCCAGGCCACGCTGCTCATCTGGCTGTTCGTCATGCGCGCCATGATGATCGTCACCTCCCTCGGGTCCTACCTCGCCAACGAACGCTGGGCCACCCGGCAATTCGGCGCCGTCGACAAAATGGACTTCGAACACCCCCTCCACCGCCTCGTGGTGCTCACCTCCGCGGTCTCCGTCGTCGTCACCTACGTCATGTCGTACGTCCTCCTGGGAAGCCTCGAGGGCGCCTCGGCGGGCCTCTGGTGGAAACTGTCGACCATCATCAGTTGCGGCACCGTCGCCGGAGCGCTGATCCCCGTCCTGACCATGGTCTTCACCAGCCTCAGCAGCAAACACGTCGAAGAAATCGTCAGCAGCTCCGAACAGGGGGGAGCCTCGCTGACGATCCTCTCCGGCCTGGTCGCCGGCAACTTCGGCGCGTTCTGGACCGGAATGTCGATCGCCGGCCTGATGGGCGCCGCCTGGGCCATCGGCACGCTGATTCCCCCCGAACTGATGTCCGGCTACCAGTCGGTCTTTGCCTTCGGACTCGTCGCGTTCGGCTTCCTGGGGATGGGGCCGGTGACGATCGCGGTCGACTCCTACGGCCCCGTGACCGACAACGCTCAATCGGTCTTCGAACTCTCCATGATCGAATCGTCCCCGGGCATCAGCTCCGAAGTCCAGCGCGACTATGGATTCGAACCCCGCTTCGAGCACGCCAAAGATTTCCTCGAAGAAAACGACGGCGCCGGCAACACCTTCAAAGCGACCGCCAAACCCGTGCTGATCGGCACCGCCGTCGTCGGCGCCACGACGATGATCTTCTCGCTGGTCCTGATGCTCACCGGCGGCCACCCGGACGCCATGCAGCGACTCGCCATCACCGACCCCATGGTGCTGCTCGGCTTCCTGTGCGGCGGCGCCGTCGTCTACTGGTTCACCGGAGCCTCGACCCAGGCCGTCACCACCGGGGCCTACCGCGCCGTCGAATACATCAAGAAGCATATCCGACTGGATGTCGACGGCCCGGCGAAAGCCTCCGTCGAAGACAGCCAAAAAGTCGTGCAGATCTGCACCGAGTACGCTCAGACCGGCATGTTCAACATCTTCTGCGCGATCTGCCTGCTGACGCTCGGCTTCGCGTTCCTCGATTCGTATCTCTTCATCGCCTATCTGATGTCGATCGCGGTCTTCGGACTGTTCCAGGCGGTCTTCATGGCCAACGCCGGTGGCGCCTGGGACAACGCCAAAAAACTGGTCGAAGTCCGCTACAAGATGAAGGGGACGCCGCTGCACGACGCCGTGGTCGTCGGCGATACCGTGGGCGATCCGTTCAAGGACACCAGCTCGGTCTCGCTGAACCCGATCATCAAATTCACGACGCTGTTCGGGATTCTCGCCGTCGAACTGGCCGTCAAGATCAACCAGCCGACGCTGACCCCCGTCCTCGGAGCCGCCTTCCTCGCCGGCGCGTTCTACTTCGTCTGGCGCTCGTTCTACAAGATGCGGATCGTCGCTGCGGCGGAATGA
- a CDS encoding PhoPQ-activated pathogenicity-related family protein: MKCFCSRIVPVAAVLLLLSAARTWAESPAPSMDVPKAIFNYMERPEPEFRWENLGEKKFPGLGVVQHLKLTSQTWQNLTWQHDLMVYEPEGLKITDHMLLFVTGGAIGKEPKEGDIQQGLLLAKLCGARVATIHQVPNQPLFGDRFEDDLITETWLKYLATGDETWPLLFPMVKSAVKAMDALQQFAEQDRKTKVTGFVITGASKRGWTSWLTPVVDPRIVGTAPIVIDTLNFPAQMKYQKETWGAYSEQIADYTSKGLVKEETEPKTEREDRLWHMMDPYTYRKQLTLPKLLIVGTNDRYWTVDAMRMYYDDLVGPRAVLAAPNVGHNLGDRKAFALTTLAVFFRHAATGRPLPGVTWKFDKTPAEVRLDVVADQMPVNVRHWSAESPSFDFRESKWSPTEVETPTPKFHVLRAIPAGKNVATFVELEYEHDGTVYSLTTQVFRN; encoded by the coding sequence ATGAAATGCTTCTGCTCTCGAATTGTGCCGGTCGCAGCGGTCCTGCTCCTGCTGAGCGCCGCGCGGACTTGGGCCGAATCCCCCGCCCCCTCGATGGACGTCCCCAAAGCCATCTTCAACTACATGGAACGCCCCGAACCGGAGTTCCGCTGGGAGAACCTCGGCGAGAAAAAGTTCCCCGGTCTCGGCGTCGTCCAGCATCTGAAGCTCACCTCGCAAACCTGGCAGAATCTCACCTGGCAGCACGACCTGATGGTCTACGAGCCCGAGGGGCTGAAGATCACCGATCACATGCTCCTGTTCGTGACCGGAGGCGCAATCGGCAAGGAGCCCAAGGAAGGTGACATCCAGCAGGGACTCCTCCTGGCGAAACTGTGCGGCGCCCGCGTCGCCACGATCCACCAGGTCCCCAACCAGCCCCTGTTCGGCGATCGCTTCGAAGACGACCTGATCACCGAGACGTGGCTCAAGTATCTCGCCACCGGCGACGAAACCTGGCCCCTGCTCTTCCCGATGGTCAAAAGCGCCGTCAAAGCCATGGACGCCCTCCAGCAGTTCGCCGAACAGGACCGGAAGACGAAAGTCACCGGCTTCGTCATCACGGGAGCTTCCAAACGCGGCTGGACGAGCTGGCTCACCCCCGTCGTCGATCCACGGATCGTCGGCACCGCGCCGATCGTCATCGACACGCTCAACTTCCCGGCGCAGATGAAGTATCAGAAGGAAACCTGGGGCGCCTACAGCGAGCAGATCGCCGACTACACCAGCAAAGGACTGGTCAAGGAAGAAACCGAGCCGAAGACCGAGCGCGAAGACCGGCTCTGGCACATGATGGATCCTTACACCTACCGCAAGCAGCTCACGCTCCCCAAACTGCTGATCGTCGGGACCAACGACCGCTACTGGACGGTCGACGCCATGCGGATGTACTACGACGACCTCGTCGGCCCGCGGGCCGTGCTGGCCGCTCCGAACGTCGGCCACAACCTCGGAGACCGGAAAGCCTTCGCCCTGACGACGCTGGCCGTCTTCTTCCGTCACGCCGCCACCGGCCGGCCGCTGCCGGGAGTGACCTGGAAATTCGACAAGACCCCGGCGGAAGTCCGGCTGGACGTCGTCGCCGATCAGATGCCGGTCAACGTGCGACACTGGTCGGCGGAATCGCCTTCGTTCGACTTCCGCGAATCGAAGTGGTCTCCCACGGAGGTCGAGACGCCCACTCCAAAATTCCACGTGCTGCGGGCGATTCCCGCCGGCAAGAACGTGGCCACCTTCGTCGAACTGGAATACGAGCACGACGGCACGGTCTACTCGCTGACGACGCAGGTCTTCAGAAACTGA